A single genomic interval of Candidatus Binataceae bacterium harbors:
- a CDS encoding polymer-forming cytoskeletal protein, whose amino-acid sequence MPAPEDATDSKVGKGSKISGKLNFRGPVKIEGEAEGEITGEDVVIASGAVVTARISATRVTIAGVFSGEVTARERVELLATARAQCTISTPSLVLNEGATFDGDCRMPRNKIAA is encoded by the coding sequence ATGCCAGCGCCGGAAGACGCAACCGATTCCAAGGTCGGCAAGGGCTCCAAGATCTCGGGCAAGTTGAATTTTCGCGGTCCAGTAAAAATCGAAGGCGAGGCCGAGGGTGAGATAACCGGCGAGGACGTCGTGATCGCCAGCGGCGCAGTGGTGACCGCCCGCATTTCCGCCACGCGGGTCACTATCGCGGGTGTTTTCAGCGGCGAGGTGACGGCGCGTGAACGTGTCGAATTGCTTGCCACCGCCCGGGCGCAATGCACGATCAGCACCCCGAGCCTAGTGCTGAACGAGGGCGCGACCTTTGACGGAGACTGCCGGATGCCGCGCAACAAAATTGCGGCTTAA
- a CDS encoding alkaline phosphatase family protein — protein MLRNEYQEPGTSAILTFARQVAAGHNKAPMGNHNPAEHGPERGGGQGLDRNQFESGDRAILALLKNTRAADETDLVATFRDGAYEVWSRRGMVRFKRYTHPGGTLRFKVIEQIGENPVANQDPFAIASIDEELQASARSGNSSSDPNRAFFEPEVLSHPYAYERIAQVFDSPRGPDLIVSPKAYAYGLQPGQHGALDVVQSRAPLVLAGCGITGGQYELPARQVDIAPTIARIMHFPELEGRGADGAPARVMLKRQDGVALMDIVDHNARAPELVYLILLDGLSHSELVWQLQHNRSAIPAIASLVERGAFLQYGSIVNFPSITWPSHSTIMTGTWCGHHDIVNPTFHLREHRETVPIQGNIFEMEHHLNPEVETLYEAFKRALGSDAITASIHEPQSRGADHAVFERRILGDKARLKALTQEMSAEVSPRWMSDNLPGMYREEIVDVRGMAQVLNLFDHCGANHPVFVAHEFVLTDGAGHDYGPHHDGLREAIYRTDRRIGKIFAMLRERGLFDSALFVLTSDHGMAAQRTELKANPARAPSAAGIKGVFAEPMIYLRDLAVACERARDLRSLRVVVTDNDRLPDDVHPPVAEARVTVVAREQSPIGEALTTQSGSAAFATPANLSDSELTVRIEHPNFNSRTVTGDGTPIRPDLKKLLYGKS, from the coding sequence ATGTTACGAAATGAATATCAAGAGCCCGGAACTTCCGCGATCTTGACTTTTGCGCGCCAGGTCGCAGCAGGTCACAATAAGGCTCCCATGGGAAACCACAACCCGGCGGAGCACGGTCCCGAACGTGGTGGCGGTCAGGGCCTGGATCGCAATCAGTTCGAATCGGGCGATCGTGCGATCCTGGCCTTGCTGAAAAATACCCGGGCCGCCGATGAGACCGACTTGGTCGCGACCTTCCGCGATGGCGCCTACGAAGTTTGGTCACGCCGGGGCATGGTGCGATTCAAACGCTACACCCATCCGGGAGGCACGCTCCGATTCAAGGTGATCGAGCAAATCGGCGAGAACCCAGTAGCCAACCAGGACCCTTTCGCGATCGCCTCAATCGACGAAGAGCTGCAAGCCTCCGCTCGCAGCGGGAACAGTTCCAGCGATCCCAACCGCGCTTTTTTCGAGCCCGAGGTTCTGTCCCATCCCTACGCCTATGAGCGTATCGCGCAAGTTTTCGATAGTCCTCGGGGGCCGGATCTGATCGTCAGCCCCAAAGCTTATGCATACGGGCTCCAGCCCGGGCAGCACGGTGCCCTCGATGTTGTGCAATCGCGCGCGCCGCTGGTCTTGGCCGGTTGTGGAATCACCGGCGGCCAGTACGAGCTTCCCGCGCGACAGGTGGATATCGCTCCAACCATCGCGCGCATCATGCACTTTCCAGAATTGGAGGGGCGTGGTGCAGACGGTGCGCCGGCGCGGGTGATGCTCAAGCGCCAGGACGGCGTGGCACTGATGGACATTGTCGATCACAACGCGCGCGCACCGGAGCTCGTGTACCTGATCTTGCTCGACGGCTTGTCGCACAGCGAGCTGGTCTGGCAGTTGCAGCACAATCGGTCGGCGATTCCCGCCATCGCTTCGCTGGTCGAACGCGGCGCGTTTCTCCAGTACGGCTCGATTGTAAACTTTCCGAGCATCACCTGGCCGAGTCATTCGACCATCATGACCGGCACCTGGTGCGGCCATCACGACATCGTCAATCCAACCTTTCATCTGCGCGAGCATCGAGAGACCGTTCCAATTCAGGGCAACATCTTTGAGATGGAACACCACCTCAACCCCGAGGTCGAAACCCTCTACGAGGCGTTCAAGCGCGCACTCGGATCGGACGCGATCACCGCATCGATTCACGAGCCGCAATCCCGGGGCGCGGATCACGCGGTCTTCGAACGGCGCATCCTGGGCGACAAGGCGCGCCTTAAGGCCTTGACCCAGGAGATGTCGGCTGAGGTCAGCCCGCGCTGGATGTCCGACAATTTGCCCGGCATGTATCGCGAGGAAATCGTCGACGTACGCGGGATGGCGCAGGTTCTCAATCTGTTCGACCACTGCGGCGCGAATCATCCCGTGTTTGTGGCTCACGAATTCGTGCTCACCGACGGGGCGGGGCACGACTACGGACCGCATCACGACGGCCTGCGCGAGGCCATCTATCGCACCGACCGACGCATCGGGAAGATTTTTGCGATGCTTCGCGAACGCGGACTGTTTGACTCCGCGTTGTTCGTCCTGACCTCTGATCACGGCATGGCGGCGCAACGTACCGAGTTGAAGGCGAATCCGGCGCGCGCGCCGAGCGCAGCTGGAATCAAGGGCGTGTTCGCCGAGCCGATGATCTATCTGAGAGATCTCGCCGTCGCTTGTGAACGGGCGCGGGATCTGAGGAGCCTCCGCGTAGTGGTGACCGACAACGACCGTCTGCCCGATGATGTGCACCCCCCGGTCGCCGAAGCACGGGTCACCGTTGTCGCCCGCGAGCAGAGCCCGATAGGCGAGGCACTGACCACGCAATCGGGCAGCGCCGCCTTCGCGACCCCCGCCAACCTGAGTGACAGCGAACTCACGGTGCGAATCGAGCACCCGAATTTCAACTCACGTACGGTCACGGGAGACGGCACGCCGATCCGTCCGGATTTGAAGAAACTGCTCTACGGCAAGTCCTGA
- a CDS encoding SDR family oxidoreductase, which produces MHDLEGKVALVTGGTRGLGRAISRRFAMLGATVAMNYRRDEDSATAALAEVRAIAPQSILIRADLESEAEVRTMVARAASELGHVDILVANAAATAFKPLLEAKPHNLQRTFNLSVGGFVAAVQEASRVMPDGGRVLMVSGIDSIRNLPGHGVLGAAKAALESMVRDFAFELGPRGITVNGLNVGYIDTDSARFYTRYLGISWEEFKGRCEQRSALKRLPSLDEVASVACLICLPEASYLTGQTILVDGGFTLHFPGAE; this is translated from the coding sequence ATGCACGATCTCGAGGGCAAAGTCGCACTAGTAACGGGAGGGACGCGGGGTCTCGGGCGCGCGATTTCGCGGCGCTTTGCCATGTTGGGCGCGACCGTCGCGATGAACTATCGGCGCGATGAGGATAGCGCCACAGCCGCGCTCGCCGAGGTCCGTGCGATCGCGCCTCAATCGATACTCATCCGGGCCGACCTGGAGAGCGAGGCCGAGGTACGAACCATGGTCGCGCGGGCGGCATCGGAGCTGGGGCACGTCGATATTCTGGTGGCGAACGCGGCCGCTACCGCATTTAAGCCTCTGCTGGAAGCCAAGCCACACAATCTCCAACGTACCTTCAACCTGAGCGTAGGAGGGTTCGTCGCGGCCGTGCAGGAAGCGTCGCGCGTCATGCCGGACGGCGGGCGCGTGCTCATGGTCTCGGGAATCGATTCGATTCGGAATCTGCCGGGACATGGCGTGCTCGGTGCTGCCAAGGCTGCGCTGGAAAGCATGGTGCGCGACTTCGCTTTCGAGCTGGGCCCCCGCGGGATCACGGTCAACGGGCTGAACGTTGGCTATATCGACACCGATTCTGCACGCTTCTACACGCGCTATCTCGGGATCTCATGGGAAGAATTCAAGGGCCGATGCGAACAGCGATCGGCGCTGAAGCGTCTGCCCTCTCTCGACGAGGTCGCCTCGGTCGCCTGTCTGATCTGCCTGCCGGAGGCCAGCTACCTGACCGGGCAGACCATCCTGGTGGATGGCGGGTTTACCTTGCACTTTCCTGGCGCTGAGTGA
- a CDS encoding DUF6081 family protein produces the protein MSNSVTGEETIDYSNFSSVITGEGQWVPAGFPLPDGSFWQYQEPGAVVIIQDGFLRVAAVPYTRHHDSEQILDNAKHMYFSTASFAPPASGTISFSFDLAATIVGGRPQDLYDGFVSFNVLDFSSGAALDFFVGNDMVATVYGKLPFPGVPDATPARGPKYFCLFEEMRGSTQTGQQHHYEIVYDSSADRITFLMDETEVRCYSNVPFRLGPCTLAMGLMSEKDLQPGKGSVSCHGQGAIGRWGNIKIVRRPAK, from the coding sequence ATGAGCAACTCGGTGACCGGCGAAGAGACCATCGATTATTCAAATTTTTCGTCGGTGATTACCGGCGAAGGCCAGTGGGTTCCCGCCGGCTTTCCGCTCCCCGACGGAAGCTTCTGGCAATACCAGGAGCCGGGAGCGGTGGTGATCATCCAGGACGGATTTCTGCGCGTCGCCGCGGTTCCCTACACGCGGCACCACGACAGCGAACAGATCCTGGACAATGCCAAGCACATGTACTTCAGCACTGCGTCGTTCGCGCCGCCGGCCAGCGGTACGATTTCGTTCTCCTTCGACCTCGCGGCAACCATCGTCGGTGGGCGTCCGCAGGATCTGTACGACGGGTTCGTATCGTTCAACGTGCTGGATTTTTCAAGCGGCGCTGCGCTGGATTTTTTTGTAGGCAACGACATGGTGGCGACGGTCTACGGCAAACTTCCCTTCCCGGGCGTCCCCGATGCGACGCCGGCGCGCGGGCCCAAGTATTTTTGTCTGTTCGAGGAAATGCGAGGCTCGACGCAAACTGGCCAGCAGCATCACTACGAGATTGTCTACGACTCGAGTGCGGACCGGATAACTTTCCTCATGGATGAGACCGAGGTGCGTTGCTATTCGAACGTGCCTTTCAGGCTTGGCCCCTGCACCCTTGCGATGGGACTGATGAGCGAAAAAGACCTCCAACCCGGCAAGGGGAGTGTCTCGTGCCACGGGCAAGGGGCGATCGGCAGGTGGGGCAACATCAAAATAGTTCGCCGCCCCGCGAAATAG
- a CDS encoding class I SAM-dependent methyltransferase gives MALYDNIGIGYDTTRRADPFILSRLLHHLAPVKGRLYLDVGCGTGNYTAAIGAAGVRIAGVDPSRTMLARAREKSPALALHNARAEALPFKTESFAGATCTFVHHHMDDPVAAFREVHRVLRPGSRLVLFNSTVEQMRHYWLREYFPNSLAQAAAPIERYEARDALAAADFVIRTVEPYVVSEDLRDWFLLCGKNRPELYLDPNVRAGISMFAAARDQSEIEGGVEKLRKDIVSGRIAEVQRKYAWDGGDYTFTVAVR, from the coding sequence GTGGCGCTTTACGACAACATCGGAATTGGCTACGACACCACCCGGCGTGCGGATCCATTTATTCTCTCGCGTTTGCTCCATCATCTTGCTCCCGTCAAAGGTCGTCTTTATCTCGACGTGGGATGCGGGACCGGCAACTACACCGCCGCGATCGGCGCGGCGGGCGTGCGGATTGCCGGTGTCGATCCTTCGCGCACGATGCTCGCTCGTGCGCGCGAGAAAAGTCCCGCTCTCGCCTTGCACAATGCGCGCGCCGAAGCTCTCCCCTTCAAGACCGAATCCTTTGCGGGTGCTACCTGTACCTTCGTTCATCACCATATGGACGACCCAGTCGCGGCATTTCGCGAGGTCCATCGCGTCCTTCGTCCTGGTTCCCGGCTGGTTCTTTTCAACAGCACCGTGGAGCAGATGCGCCACTACTGGCTTCGCGAATACTTTCCCAATTCCCTGGCCCAGGCCGCCGCTCCCATCGAGCGCTACGAGGCGCGTGACGCGCTGGCGGCCGCGGACTTTGTGATCAGGACCGTGGAACCCTACGTGGTCAGCGAAGATCTGCGTGATTGGTTTCTGCTGTGCGGAAAAAACCGGCCGGAGCTTTACCTCGATCCGAACGTGCGTGCCGGAATTTCAATGTTTGCCGCTGCGCGCGACCAAAGCGAAATTGAAGGCGGCGTCGAGAAACTGCGAAAGGACATTGTCTCGGGCCGAATCGCCGAGGTGCAGCGAAAGTACGCCTGGGACGGTGGCGACTATACCTTCACCGTCGCAGTTCGATAG
- a CDS encoding SDR family oxidoreductase codes for MPSDGIANDFSLEGRGALVVGAETVVGRAAAVALAEAGAKLLIASQEPGTDAKLREIAKAVQAVGEKPILQVQNSAVRADLSATADLAAKQLGRLDILVNALDAPWYGPAEIADDTAFDRVMDGNLKRVWTSCQEGGRVMLRQGSGVIVNIISVLADRGVPNATLYCMAKAGVLNLTRALALEWARKGIRVNALETGWLEEPASPTNADENFKKTLLKYLPSNRLVKPEEIGGALLYLVSPAAGFVTGEAIIVDGGLMCRV; via the coding sequence ATGCCATCAGACGGAATCGCGAATGACTTCTCACTGGAAGGGCGCGGCGCGCTGGTAGTTGGCGCGGAAACCGTGGTCGGACGCGCCGCCGCGGTTGCGCTGGCCGAGGCCGGAGCCAAACTGCTCATCGCATCGCAGGAGCCGGGGACCGACGCCAAGCTGAGAGAAATCGCCAAGGCCGTTCAGGCGGTTGGCGAGAAGCCCATCCTCCAGGTCCAGAACAGCGCGGTACGCGCCGATCTCAGCGCGACTGCCGATCTCGCGGCCAAGCAGTTGGGCCGACTCGACATCCTGGTCAATGCCCTCGATGCACCCTGGTACGGCCCTGCCGAAATCGCCGACGACACCGCCTTCGATCGAGTGATGGACGGCAACCTCAAGCGCGTGTGGACTTCCTGTCAGGAAGGCGGCCGGGTGATGCTGCGCCAGGGCAGCGGCGTGATCGTAAACATCATTTCGGTGCTCGCCGATCGGGGCGTACCCAATGCCACTCTCTACTGCATGGCCAAGGCGGGCGTTTTAAACCTCACTCGCGCGCTGGCACTCGAATGGGCGCGCAAGGGGATCCGGGTCAACGCGCTGGAGACCGGGTGGCTCGAAGAGCCAGCGAGTCCAACTAACGCCGACGAGAACTTCAAAAAGACCCTGCTCAAGTATTTGCCTTCCAATCGGCTGGTCAAACCGGAGGAAATCGGGGGCGCCCTCCTCTACCTGGTTTCGCCGGCGGCAGGGTTCGTTACGGGCGAGGCGATCATCGTGGACGGCGGCTTGATGTGCCGCGTATGA
- a CDS encoding SDR family NAD(P)-dependent oxidoreductase: MILDDLKLDGRVAVITGAGRGLGRAMSIKFAQAGADIVAASRTRAQLEETAAEVEKTGRKCVIAPTDVTSSEQVNALAATAVRELGRIDILVNNAGGGDDSLGKPIEQITDAEWRRGLDTNLTSQFYAARAVIPQMLKQNRGKIINIASGYGLRGGKHNYMYACSKGGVLQLTRSLALTYAQYNIQTNCIVPGIFPHNEEMMRFFKGGKFIPIGRPGDDAELGPLAVFLAADLSNHINGEIIAIDGGGLAGGVTPTGVVPVLPAESR, translated from the coding sequence ATGATTCTCGATGATCTCAAACTTGACGGCCGGGTCGCGGTTATCACCGGAGCGGGCCGCGGGCTGGGCCGCGCAATGTCGATAAAATTCGCGCAGGCGGGGGCGGATATCGTGGCGGCATCACGCACCCGGGCGCAGCTCGAAGAAACCGCGGCCGAGGTAGAGAAGACCGGGCGCAAATGTGTCATTGCCCCGACCGACGTCACCAGCTCCGAGCAAGTCAACGCGCTGGCGGCGACCGCGGTCCGCGAACTCGGTCGCATCGACATTCTGGTGAACAATGCCGGCGGCGGCGACGATTCGCTGGGCAAACCAATCGAACAAATTACCGACGCCGAATGGCGCCGGGGACTCGATACCAACCTGACCAGCCAGTTCTATGCGGCGCGGGCAGTGATTCCGCAGATGCTCAAGCAGAACCGCGGCAAGATAATCAACATCGCCTCCGGCTACGGTCTGCGCGGCGGCAAACACAACTATATGTACGCTTGCTCCAAGGGGGGAGTGCTTCAGCTCACGCGCTCGCTCGCCCTCACCTACGCGCAATACAACATCCAGACCAATTGCATCGTGCCCGGCATCTTTCCGCACAACGAGGAGATGATGCGGTTCTTCAAGGGCGGAAAGTTTATCCCAATAGGCCGACCCGGCGACGACGCCGAGTTGGGACCGCTGGCAGTATTCCTTGCCGCGGACCTGTCCAACCACATCAACGGCGAAATTATTGCCATCGACGGCGGCGGACTGGCCGGCGGTGTAACCCCGACGGGAGTTGTCCCGGTGTTGCCCGCGGAGTCACGGTGA
- a CDS encoding DsbA family oxidoreductase, with the protein MALKITMFSDFVCPFCYIGFEVIRKLKPEFHIDLEWRGYQIHPEWPPEGIPAEQVSAPSDMDARRAAWQRITAMAEAEGLEIKAPTVFTSSRAALAACEFAREQGGADELEGRIYRAYFVEGANIGDANLVARLGAECGFDENQVAQAIRAPQYELRLKNNALVARQRSVSGVPTFFIGEYPLVGAQSSQVMRQILQRATERVIATA; encoded by the coding sequence ATGGCGTTAAAGATCACGATGTTCTCCGACTTCGTTTGCCCGTTCTGCTACATCGGGTTCGAGGTAATCCGCAAGCTCAAACCCGAGTTCCATATCGATCTGGAATGGCGCGGCTACCAGATTCATCCCGAATGGCCGCCGGAGGGAATCCCGGCCGAGCAGGTCAGTGCACCCTCGGATATGGATGCACGCCGCGCCGCCTGGCAGCGGATAACCGCGATGGCCGAAGCGGAGGGTCTTGAGATCAAGGCGCCTACGGTATTCACCAGCTCGCGTGCCGCTCTCGCGGCATGCGAATTTGCGCGCGAGCAAGGCGGCGCTGACGAACTTGAGGGGCGCATCTATCGCGCGTATTTCGTTGAGGGCGCGAACATCGGCGATGCGAACCTGGTCGCGCGTCTCGGGGCCGAGTGCGGCTTCGACGAAAACCAAGTCGCGCAGGCAATTCGTGCGCCCCAATACGAGCTGCGGCTGAAAAACAATGCGCTCGTGGCGCGTCAGCGCTCGGTCAGCGGCGTGCCGACCTTCTTTATCGGCGAGTATCCGCTGGTTGGGGCGCAGAGCTCCCAGGTAATGCGACAGATTCTTCAGCGAGCGACCGAACGCGTTATCGCCACAGCCTGA
- a CDS encoding SDR family NAD(P)-dependent oxidoreductase — translation MRLKNKVAIITGAGSGQGRAAALIFSTEGAKIAVSDWKPELGDETVTLVKKAGGEAIFIRTDVSESADVQNLVRTTVSTYGRIDILYNNAGVGFSSPLSMSDVINTPEADWDRVIAINLRSMYLTAKYGIPEMIKSGGGSIINTASIAALIGSGAAHAYTAAKGGMVALSRALAVEFGPKNIRVNCICPGAIDTPMIAPVIDPLKKSGQPFMTSPIRRLGMPEDIANCALYLASDESSFVTGATLVVDGGYIAQ, via the coding sequence ATGCGTCTCAAAAACAAGGTTGCGATCATTACCGGCGCCGGCAGCGGTCAGGGCCGCGCTGCCGCGCTAATTTTCTCCACAGAAGGGGCCAAGATCGCGGTCTCGGATTGGAAGCCCGAGCTTGGCGATGAAACCGTCACCCTGGTGAAGAAGGCCGGCGGTGAGGCAATCTTCATCCGCACCGACGTGTCCGAGTCAGCCGACGTGCAGAATTTGGTGCGAACCACGGTCAGCACTTACGGCCGGATCGACATTCTCTACAACAACGCCGGGGTCGGCTTCTCGTCACCGCTGTCGATGTCGGATGTCATCAACACGCCGGAAGCGGATTGGGACCGCGTCATCGCGATCAATCTCCGCAGTATGTACCTGACCGCAAAATACGGCATTCCCGAGATGATCAAATCGGGTGGAGGCTCGATCATCAACACCGCATCGATCGCTGCGCTCATCGGATCCGGAGCCGCGCATGCCTACACCGCGGCGAAAGGCGGGATGGTGGCGCTGTCGCGCGCGCTGGCGGTGGAATTCGGGCCGAAAAATATCCGGGTCAATTGCATCTGTCCCGGCGCAATCGATACTCCGATGATCGCTCCGGTGATCGATCCTCTAAAAAAGAGCGGGCAGCCGTTCATGACCTCGCCGATTCGCCGCCTCGGCATGCCCGAGGACATCGCCAATTGCGCACTTTACCTGGCGTCGGATGAATCGAGCTTCGTGACCGGAGCGACGCTGGTGGTCGACGGCGGCTATATCGCGCAATAA
- a CDS encoding nuclear transport factor 2 family protein: MAKPLEQRIQELEDRDQIKELTARYCWHVAHGEGEAVAGLFTDDGVLEVTDGSFKPVRGRDALLSFYRASVNQPELAIPFIQNHIIEVKGDEAEGTCGIEARFTRNGESVTAAGYYEDRYRRDNEKWRFVQRKITFYHVVPLKRGWAESKAPAPKG; this comes from the coding sequence ATGGCTAAACCCCTCGAGCAGCGCATCCAGGAATTGGAAGATCGGGATCAGATCAAAGAGTTAACCGCCCGCTACTGCTGGCACGTCGCGCATGGTGAGGGCGAAGCGGTGGCCGGACTCTTCACTGACGATGGGGTGCTGGAGGTCACGGACGGCAGTTTTAAGCCGGTACGCGGACGCGACGCGCTGCTCAGCTTCTATCGAGCATCGGTCAATCAGCCCGAGTTGGCGATTCCGTTTATCCAGAATCACATCATCGAAGTAAAAGGCGACGAGGCCGAAGGTACCTGCGGGATCGAAGCGCGCTTCACGCGCAACGGTGAGAGCGTGACCGCGGCCGGCTACTACGAAGATCGCTACCGACGGGACAACGAAAAATGGCGCTTCGTCCAGCGCAAGATCACTTTCTATCACGTGGTCCCGCTCAAGCGCGGGTGGGCCGAGTCGAAGGCCCCAGCGCCGAAAGGCTAG
- a CDS encoding sulfurtransferase TusA family protein: MNKSQPAVFLDLRGIKCPLNWAHAKVRLEEMSRGQVLEILLDDPRGARDIPQAAETEGYVVLDSKAEDRSFRLRIEK; encoded by the coding sequence ATGAACAAAAGCCAGCCCGCCGTGTTTCTCGATCTACGAGGCATCAAATGCCCTCTAAACTGGGCCCACGCCAAGGTGCGACTGGAGGAGATGTCGCGCGGGCAGGTGCTGGAGATTCTGCTCGATGATCCGCGCGGGGCACGCGACATACCGCAGGCGGCCGAAACCGAAGGGTACGTGGTCCTGGATTCCAAGGCGGAAGACCGGAGTTTCAGACTGCGAATCGAAAAATAG
- a CDS encoding D-aminoacylase, which translates to MAGTWDLVIRNTTIYDGTGAKPTIGDIAINGDRIAAVGDVSGEGVQELDARNRALAPGFIDVHSHDDFAVFLTPAMDFKVMQGVTTDVVGNCGMGAAPFPIAVAMFSGLHGRSNVPEWNGYAGYLAEIDRNPPSLNVAALVGHGTVRYSAMGNACREPSAKELDHMRAVVREGLEGGALGMSTGLIYEPGRYARTAEIIELTREANRTGGLYASHMRDEAAHLLDAVRETIHIGEEAGVPVQISHHKASGRENWGLVNESLKLIEAARGRGIDVTADQYPYTSGSTILQAVIQNGGLDERADTGAVGSIAPEKLLFASTPKHPEWEGRTLKDLCDEWQLAPRAAGERVAAEEGPGAVVVMETMNEDDVRTVMRHPSTMIGSDGLAMGSRPHPRLYGTFPRVLARYARDAGLMTLEEGVHRMTGMSAAKFGLKERGQVRPGFYADLVIFDPSSLLDTATYEQPRRYPEGLHYVLVNGIVVVRDGLHTGARPGRALRRNS; encoded by the coding sequence ATGGCAGGCACCTGGGATCTGGTTATCCGCAACACCACCATCTACGACGGTACCGGTGCCAAGCCGACTATCGGCGACATCGCGATCAATGGCGACCGGATCGCCGCGGTTGGCGATGTCTCCGGCGAGGGCGTGCAAGAACTTGATGCGCGCAATCGCGCCCTAGCTCCCGGATTTATCGACGTTCACAGCCACGACGATTTCGCCGTGTTCCTCACTCCTGCGATGGACTTCAAGGTGATGCAGGGGGTGACGACCGACGTGGTTGGTAATTGCGGAATGGGCGCGGCTCCTTTTCCGATCGCGGTCGCGATGTTCAGCGGTCTGCACGGCCGCAGCAATGTTCCAGAGTGGAATGGGTACGCCGGTTATCTTGCTGAAATCGATCGCAATCCGCCGAGCCTGAACGTTGCGGCGCTGGTAGGACACGGCACCGTGCGCTACAGCGCGATGGGTAATGCATGCCGCGAGCCCTCCGCCAAAGAACTCGACCACATGCGCGCGGTGGTGCGCGAGGGACTTGAAGGCGGCGCGCTTGGCATGTCTACCGGCCTTATCTACGAGCCCGGCCGCTACGCGCGGACTGCGGAGATCATCGAACTGACGCGCGAAGCCAACCGGACCGGTGGGCTTTACGCCAGTCACATGCGGGATGAAGCCGCGCACCTGCTGGATGCGGTCCGCGAGACGATTCACATCGGTGAGGAAGCCGGCGTGCCAGTGCAGATATCGCACCACAAGGCCTCTGGTCGAGAAAATTGGGGTCTGGTCAATGAATCACTCAAACTTATTGAAGCGGCGCGCGGGCGCGGCATCGATGTGACCGCGGATCAATACCCTTATACCTCCGGCAGCACCATTCTCCAGGCGGTAATCCAAAACGGCGGATTGGACGAGCGAGCAGACACGGGAGCCGTGGGCAGTATAGCGCCGGAAAAACTGCTGTTTGCTTCGACTCCCAAGCATCCCGAATGGGAAGGGCGGACGCTGAAAGACTTGTGCGACGAATGGCAGCTCGCGCCACGGGCCGCGGGCGAGCGCGTTGCCGCCGAGGAGGGTCCAGGAGCGGTAGTGGTGATGGAGACCATGAACGAAGATGACGTCCGCACCGTGATGCGGCATCCCAGCACCATGATCGGATCGGACGGACTCGCCATGGGCAGTCGGCCGCATCCGCGTCTGTATGGAACCTTCCCGCGGGTGCTGGCGCGCTACGCACGAGACGCAGGCTTGATGACCCTGGAGGAGGGAGTGCATCGAATGACCGGAATGTCCGCCGCGAAATTCGGCCTGAAGGAGCGTGGGCAGGTGCGCCCGGGTTTCTATGCGGATCTGGTCATTTTCGATCCCTCCTCTTTGCTCGATACCGCGACCTACGAACAGCCGCGCCGCTATCCGGAAGGTTTGCACTACGTGTTGGTAAACGGCATCGTCGTCGTGCGCGACGGCCTCCACACCGGCGCCCGCCCCGGGCGCGCGTTACGCCGCAACTCCTGA